From the Neobacillus sp. PS3-34 genome, the window GCTTTCACCTTTCTACCTGATGATTGTTAACTCTTTTAAGACCAAGAAAGAAATGTTTACAGATGTATTACGCTTGCCAGCTGCATTCAATTTGGACAACTATAAGGAAGCTTTTACTGAACTGGATTTTGTAAGCACCTTTTTGAATTCACTGCTGATTACGGTAGTCAGTGTCGCAGTAATAATAATCTTTTCATCGATTGCCGCTTATGCACTTTCGAGATCGAAGAGCAAAATAAGTACCGTTTTCTTCTTTATTTTTGTTGCAGCGATGCTCATACCGTTCCAATCGGTAATGATCCCGTTAGTAACGATTTTTGGAAAAGTCGGCATGTTAAACCGCTTTGGTATCATTTTCATGTATTTAGGGTTCGGAAGCAGTTTGTCCATATTCTTATTCCATGGAACATTGAGCGGTATTCCAAGGTCCTTGGATGAAGCAGCGACTATAGATGGCTGTAATAAATTCCAGGTTTTCTGGTATGTAATCTTCCCGGTCCTTAAGCCGATTACTGTAACCGTAGGTATTCTTAACACAATCTGGATTTGGAATGACTACCTGCTTCCTTCTCTTGTTATCAATCAGGAAGGAATGCAGACTATCCCGTTGAGAATGTTCTTCTTCTTTGGTGAATATACAAAACAATGGCACCTGGCATTGGCTGGTTTGACAATTGCCATCATTCCTGTCATTGTTGCTTATTTCTTTGCACAGCGTGAAATCATCAAAGGAATTTCAGAAGGCGCAGTAAAATAGCTTATACGCTCTCTTTTAGGAGGAAAAAATG encodes:
- a CDS encoding carbohydrate ABC transporter permease, which codes for MGKKYKFPIEILGILLALLWLSPFYLMIVNSFKTKKEMFTDVLRLPAAFNLDNYKEAFTELDFVSTFLNSLLITVVSVAVIIIFSSIAAYALSRSKSKISTVFFFIFVAAMLIPFQSVMIPLVTIFGKVGMLNRFGIIFMYLGFGSSLSIFLFHGTLSGIPRSLDEAATIDGCNKFQVFWYVIFPVLKPITVTVGILNTIWIWNDYLLPSLVINQEGMQTIPLRMFFFFGEYTKQWHLALAGLTIAIIPVIVAYFFAQREIIKGISEGAVK